The sequence below is a genomic window from Polyangiaceae bacterium.
TCCGCCGGGCGCCCTCCGCCACGACTACCTGCGCCTCGCGTGGCGCGTCGCCAGGAACGCCTTCGGAGTGCTGCTGCTGTTGGCGGGCATCGCGATGCTGGTGCTGCCGGGGCAGGGCATCGTCACCATCATCGTCTCGTTGGTGTTCCTGTCGTTTCCCGGCAAACGCCGCATGCTGAGGAAGCTGGTGTCGCGACCGCGGGTGCTCGCCGCCATGAACTCGCTCCGGCGCCGGGCCGGCCGGGAGCCCCTCGAGATGGAGTAGTGGGCGTTTGTCATTTCGTTCGGGTTCGCGGTCCCCACACAATGGGCCATGACCGGGGCGGGGTATCGGGTCGAGCAGTTCTCCTTATCTCAGGCCGAGCCAGCGGCGCTGGCCCGGTTGATCAGTGAGGTGTTCGAGCACCATGGCAAGGACACCGGCGGCAGCATCGCCTTCGACGACGCAACGTTTCGCCTGATCTTCTCTGCGCCGGGGGCGGATCCGGAGCTGTTCGTGCGGGTGACCGAGGGTGGGGAGCTGGTGGGCTTCTTGGGAGGGATCCCGCGGGTGGTGTCGGTCCGGGGAGCCGAACGGCGCATGGTGGTGCCGGCTTGGGCGTCGGTTCACCATGCTCACCAGCGGCGCGGGCTGGCGCTGGAGATGGGCAGTGCCCTCTTGCGCATCGCTCGGGAGCGAGGCTACGACGGCGGGGTCGCGATGTTCGAGCCCGAGGCGCACGGCATCGATACCGCGCGATCAGTGATGCGTCGCGAAGGTCTGGCGCTCAGCGAGTGGTGCCGGGTGAAGCACTTCCTGATCCGCATTCTCGACGTCGATGCCGCACTCCGCGCCGCGTCGCTCGGCCGAATCGAGAGATTGGCGCTCGGCGCCCTCGAGCGCGCGCCGGAGCCCGAGAGCCGCCGCGTTCGTCTACTGCGCGCGGACGACCACGGCAGAGTGTTCGAGCTGTGCCGCGATCATCTCGCTCGCAACGACGTTGCCATGGTGCGCGAGCGGGACGAGCTCTCCTGGTACTTGAGTCAGCCCGACGTCGTCACCGTGGTGCACGAGGACGATCGCGGAGAGGTGGACGGCTTTCTCAGTGCGTGGCGCATGTTGCTCGCCGGATTCGGCAACCGAGTGCCGTTCGGCTGGCTCGATCTCGTTCACGTGCATCGACTCCCGGGGCGAGAGGCGCGGGATCTGACGCGGGGGCTGTGCCTCCACGCGGGGCGGCGCGGCTGGGCGGGACTGCAGATGCCGCACTTGCCGTACTTCGGCGCGACGCCCTTGTGGCGCGCGCGCTTCGTGCCGTACCCCAAGCAGCTGATCGTCGCCGCCGTGAGCTTTGACGCGCCCCTGCCGCCACGGCCCCGCGGCGTGTACCTGGACTGGCGCTGACGTCCGCGACGCGACGGGGCTCGCGGCGGACCAACCCCAAGAAACCGAAGCCGCGACACCTACAGAAGCGCACTAAGACCTACATGTGGGTCACAAAAAGACGAGTGATTATCGGGGTATAGACGCGGTGCGTCAAAATCGCTTGACCGCTTCCTCCCTCGCGGCGAAGGCGGCGCCATGTTTGGAAAGTCCTTCGTCTCCGTTGCCCTGCTCTCCTGGACACTGGCGGGCTGCGCCGCTACCGGCGCTCCCGACCCGGTCCCGAACGTCCAGCAGGAAGCGCCACCGGCGGAGGCCGAGGCCACGACACTGGTCGAGGGGCCAACGGCG
It includes:
- a CDS encoding GNAT family N-acetyltransferase, which gives rise to MTGAGYRVEQFSLSQAEPAALARLISEVFEHHGKDTGGSIAFDDATFRLIFSAPGADPELFVRVTEGGELVGFLGGIPRVVSVRGAERRMVVPAWASVHHAHQRRGLALEMGSALLRIARERGYDGGVAMFEPEAHGIDTARSVMRREGLALSEWCRVKHFLIRILDVDAALRAASLGRIERLALGALERAPEPESRRVRLLRADDHGRVFELCRDHLARNDVAMVRERDELSWYLSQPDVVTVVHEDDRGEVDGFLSAWRMLLAGFGNRVPFGWLDLVHVHRLPGREARDLTRGLCLHAGRRGWAGLQMPHLPYFGATPLWRARFVPYPKQLIVAAVSFDAPLPPRPRGVYLDWR